In a single window of the Pocillopora verrucosa isolate sample1 chromosome 4, ASM3666991v2, whole genome shotgun sequence genome:
- the LOC131779324 gene encoding uncharacterized protein: MVSTVTWRYLPWSIATIVFFFVLLSLRVFTPPRSRYLQPPFKAVTDQEKTETCDCRNIIKERENTTKERNDATKVREDTKADVKTTESTWLRESFGKELHEIHSQLKYLLDHKSIPSPDFVNKVGDLAKRLDGKSEPPTPNNGMKNNSLNVCPEEYKGSKFGYPFYSTGWVLTNCINVKPLSSVISVLINTVAYPKEDEKHIRNVIKGINDTYPIVQVYVATRSDDIIEMAKEYENIDVVKVDDTNAAKVWNMLKAKASTPYVLVARDVVHFSWFTQIERQIRVVSQIPNVKVAGGAFRNISGHWKAGCVQTKLLNYVLEYQEGYFHSQNACMFCDFLQGPFLTKTDLFKLDESLPNEVVFEDWFLRIRKDGHQVMTCPDAMYFTLDYFSYTKSTKKDVWTPLAKKWGINRVFLPQRIKFSFSCDDIGVSCKATHELLPICCLEEYAHLLTVLQKFCDERNISFELDSGSILGGVKFDGLLPYDADGDLIMMSTQIEIFSKDETKQYFRNKGISVYGYKPPIFNEKMGKLVNGFTYMGFRGFYIEVWGMWNTTNWLHLPPELRNFASFTKANIRGNWINTACNPALYVRGRYGREILKHAQSWIKQGLGSGWGEYKAGTFKPCNKPKHHSCLDNLPADGNIPFFVD; encoded by the exons ATGGTGTCCACAGTAACTTGGAGGTACCTTCCTTGGTCCATTGCAACaatcgtttttttctttgtactccTTTCGCTTCGTGTATTTACTCCACCAAGGTCCAG ATATTTACAACCTCCATTTAAAGCGGTGACAGACCAGGAGAAAACTGAGACATGTGACTGTAGAAACATAATCAAGGAAAGAGAGAATACAACAAAGGAGAGAAATGATGCAACCAAGGTACGTGAAGATACTAAGGCAGATGTAAAGACAACTGAATCAACCTGGCTCAGGGAATCTTTTGGAAAGGAACTTCACGAAATCCACTCCCAACTAAAATACCTCTTAGATCATAAAAGTATACCCTCACCGGATTTTGTTAACAAGGTTGGAGACCTTGCCAAACGCCTTGACGGCAAATCAGAACCACCAACTCCAAATAATGGCATGAAAAATAACAGTTTGAATGTGTGTCCGGAAGAATACAAAGGCAGCAAATTTGGTTACCCATTTTATTCTACAGGTTGGGTCCTTACTAACTGTATCAATGTCAAACCACTTAGCTCCGTCATAAGTGTTTTAATAAACACTGTCGCATATCCAAAAGAAGATGAGAAACACATTCGTAATGTAATAAAGGGTATCAATGATACCTATCCAATAGTTCAAGTTTACGTAGCAACGCGCAGTGACGATATCATAGAAATGGCCAAAGAGTACGAAAACATTGACGTGGTTAAAGTCGATGATACAAATGCAGCAAAAGTGTGGAACATGCTTAAAGCTAAAGCCTCCACACCTTATGTGCTGGTCGCACGTGATGTGGTTCACTTCTCATGGTTCACTCAAATAGAAAGACAAATTCGTGTGGTCAGTCAGATACCAAATGTAAAAGTTGCCGGGGGAGCATTTCGGAATATTTCTGGTCACTGGAAAGCAGGATGTGTGCAAACCAAACTACTAAACTACGTTCTAGAATATCAAGAAGGCTACTTTCACTCACAAAATGCATGCATGTTTTGTGATTTTCTGCAAGGACCTTTTCTGACTAAAACAGACTTGTTTAAGCTGGACGAAAGTCTTCCAAACGAAGTAGTGTTTGAAGACTGGTTCTTGCGCATTAGAAAGGATGGCCACCAAGTGATGACATGCCCTGACGCTATGTACTTCACTTTGGATTACTTTTCGTATACCAAGAGCACTAAAAAAGATGTCTGGACACCTTTGGCAAAAAAGTGGGGGATTAATCGCGTATTTTTGCCCCAgaggatcaaattttcattctcttgTGACGATATTGGCGTCTCGTGCAAGGCAACTCACGAATTACTCCCAATTTGTTGCCTGGAAGAGTACGCACATCTCTTGACAGTCCTTCAGAAGTTCTGtgatgaaagaaatatttcatttgaacTCGATTCTGGTTCTATTCTTGGTGGTGTTAAGTTCGATGGTCTTTTACCGTATGATGCCGACGGAGATCTCATCATGATGTCAACACAAATAGAAATATTTAGCAAAGATGagacaaaacaatattttcggAATAAAGGTATCTCCGTCTACGGGTATAAACCGCCAATATTTAACGAGAAAATGGGAAAATTAGTTAATGGTTTCACGTACATGGGTTTCCGTGGCTTTTACATCGAAGTTTGGGGGATGTGGAACACGACAAATTGGCTGCATCTTCCGCCAGAGCTACGAAACTTTGCATCGTTCACCAAAGCGAATATAAGAGGTAACTGGATTAACACGGCATGCAATCCTGCTTTGTATGTGAGGGGTCGTTAtggaagagaaattttgaaacatGCTCAGTCCTGGATAAAACAAGGACTGGGAAGTGGTTGGGGGGAATACAAAGCTGGCACCTTCAAGCCGTGTAATAAACCAAAGCATCATTCATGCTTAGATAATTTGCCAGCCGATGGTAATATTCCGTTCTTTGTGGATTAA